The proteins below come from a single Spirochaetota bacterium genomic window:
- a CDS encoding TetR/AcrR family transcriptional regulator, whose amino-acid sequence MKKKEDITRIYRAALAAFAEYGFKKATVDDIAGRLGMTKGNLYLYAKDKRGLYDHAVAHALREWQGRVLRAVRAQNDPRAQFRVMALKAMEYLGQDDDLRRILARDPGIFPMFTDNDPYGEINRNSVAIITGILKAGIRTGVFRKLNIAALPQILFMIYKMFIIGSYISPEGGLRQKMFGETIELITRGIFREDAAEPVRGGSPVKKGRRAKQ is encoded by the coding sequence ATGAAAAAGAAAGAAGACATCACGAGAATCTACCGGGCGGCCCTCGCGGCGTTCGCCGAATACGGCTTCAAGAAGGCCACGGTTGACGATATCGCCGGAAGGCTCGGCATGACCAAGGGAAATCTTTACCTGTATGCGAAAGACAAGCGCGGTCTCTACGACCATGCGGTCGCCCACGCGTTACGCGAATGGCAGGGAAGGGTGCTCCGGGCGGTCCGGGCCCAGAACGACCCCAGGGCCCAGTTCCGGGTTATGGCCCTCAAGGCCATGGAGTACCTTGGCCAGGACGACGATCTCAGGCGCATCCTGGCGCGGGATCCCGGAATCTTCCCCATGTTTACCGACAATGACCCCTACGGCGAGATAAACAGGAATTCGGTCGCGATCATCACGGGGATACTCAAGGCGGGAATCAGGACCGGGGTGTTCAGGAAGCTGAACATCGCGGCGTTGCCGCAGATACTCTTCATGATTTACAAGATGTTCATAATAGGAAGCTACATCAGCCCGGAAGGGGGACTGCGCCAGAAGATGTTTGGCGAAACGATCGAGCTCATCACCAGGGGCATATTTCGCGAGGATGCGGCGGAACCGGTTCGGGGCGGGAGCCCCGTGAAAAAGGGCCGCCGCGCGAAACAATAA
- a CDS encoding biopolymer transporter ExbD has protein sequence MRARRRPNRTMVEINITPFTDIVLVLLIIFMVATPLIMGGSIKVDLPGAKKTARAGDVPGNVKVTVDTAGDIYIDNTRFDIKADPQKITDRLMEIARGGAEASLVVYGDKNCKFDHIVRIIDMANQAGIKKTFLQIEPRR, from the coding sequence ATGCGCGCGCGGCGCCGGCCGAACCGTACCATGGTGGAGATCAACATCACCCCCTTCACCGATATCGTCCTCGTGCTCCTCATCATATTCATGGTAGCGACGCCGCTCATCATGGGCGGGAGCATCAAGGTGGACCTTCCCGGCGCGAAGAAGACGGCCAGGGCCGGGGACGTGCCGGGAAACGTCAAGGTAACCGTGGACACCGCGGGAGACATATACATCGACAACACCAGGTTCGACATCAAGGCGGATCCCCAGAAGATAACGGACCGGCTCATGGAGATCGCGCGCGGCGGCGCCGAAGCGTCGCTCGTCGTCTACGGAGACAAGAACTGCAAGTTCGATCATATTGTCAGGATCATCGACATGGCAAACCAGGCGGGGATTAAAAAGACCTTCCTGCAGATCGAGCCGCGCAGATAG
- a CDS encoding SGNH/GDSL hydrolase family protein encodes MKKFIIVIAILTVTLAGLVGYLNYKARHLPDNRPSAYLAKAPDARNGRVVVCAGDSITHAAVSCNYIDILASRNGMKNFMFLNAGINSELAYNLLQRADEIAACAPEFVTILIGTNDVNATLLPANEARYIKDMKLPRRPDREWYRANLREVCAALKSRTKAKIALFSLPPIGEQREDTAYLRARDYSTVVRETAAEMKFAYLPLNERIDELLRARGPSKAPFYADNELLMYKAIVRHYMLGTSWDGIADSSGFVFVTDFLHLSGRGALLAADLAEGFIAKN; translated from the coding sequence ATGAAAAAATTTATTATCGTCATAGCCATCCTGACCGTCACCCTGGCGGGGCTCGTGGGCTATCTGAACTACAAGGCCCGGCACCTTCCGGATAACCGCCCCTCGGCATACCTCGCCAAGGCTCCCGATGCACGGAACGGCAGGGTCGTCGTGTGCGCGGGAGACAGCATCACGCACGCCGCGGTAAGCTGCAATTATATCGATATCCTGGCATCGAGAAACGGCATGAAAAACTTCATGTTCCTCAACGCGGGAATCAACAGCGAGCTCGCGTATAACCTTTTGCAGAGGGCCGACGAGATCGCCGCCTGCGCGCCGGAATTCGTAACGATACTTATCGGCACCAACGACGTCAACGCGACGCTTCTCCCCGCCAATGAAGCCCGGTACATCAAGGATATGAAGCTCCCGCGCAGGCCCGACCGCGAGTGGTATCGCGCCAATCTCCGCGAAGTGTGTGCGGCGCTTAAATCGCGCACGAAGGCGAAGATCGCGCTGTTCTCCCTCCCGCCGATAGGCGAACAGCGGGAGGATACCGCGTACCTACGCGCCCGCGATTACAGCACGGTGGTCCGCGAGACCGCCGCCGAGATGAAATTCGCCTACCTGCCGCTCAACGAGCGGATAGACGAGCTCCTGCGCGCGCGCGGCCCGTCAAAGGCGCCGTTCTACGCCGACAACGAATTGCTCATGTACAAGGCCATCGTGCGCCATTACATGCTGGGAACGTCATGGGACGGGATCGCCGATTCCAGCGGTTTCGTATTCGTCACCGATTTCCTGCACCTGAGCGGGAGGGGGGCGCTGCTCGCCGCCGACCTTGCGGAGGGATTTATAGCAAAGAATTAG
- a CDS encoding methyl-accepting chemotaxis protein, with protein MSQTARYGKEISRFTSTFLVRTEGLSYCFIVPLTLLFVWSNLGLTADQFRLLGLCVAIVIPVSFITTHISNMIVIAPITRYFKSLLEGTEVTSEEYEKAYRRFMSLPYIHATGAFFRWVFGLSMLDIPLMIFGGLNPSQVFNSWMMIAINAPLGAILYFLLTERIIQRIYDSGIFIKIPPGMAPRRMNLFAKFTASITTITLLPFFILLCYFIMLISELQVDHAAIYVRICVFGGIGVAAAVMVSRILTRTMLMKVENIHSFLKKVEQGELAAFASKIAVIDELADINISVYSMKEKLRGMVEGIAAGTTEIADAGGSLNKSASALSDTARDLSAIVEETSSAYEEMSSTFEVNLDNIKIQMESSESVKREVDAINERGRELHLKVGSLSKIMGEAYSQSESGERTMNKSVKAIEETAGYLRTIDETIGMINDIAEQINLLALNAAIEAARAGDAGRGFSVVADEVNKLADRTNELTGSIKNTISAQAQRITGELRFISNAAAMFGEVRSRIGETNTVIVDTERFTQDLEQMNAAIKGKVESLSRISQDIYRSSSEQQSTTDELTKSINAINSISAVTAESAEAVKGYASTLDESASKLYSRLGSFTLHIKES; from the coding sequence ATGAGCCAGACCGCCCGGTACGGGAAGGAGATTTCGCGTTTCACCAGTACGTTCCTTGTCAGGACCGAGGGATTGAGCTACTGCTTCATCGTTCCCCTCACCCTCCTCTTCGTATGGTCCAACCTGGGCCTTACGGCAGACCAGTTCCGGTTGCTGGGCCTGTGCGTCGCAATAGTGATCCCCGTCTCCTTCATCACCACGCATATCAGCAACATGATAGTCATCGCGCCGATCACGCGATATTTCAAGTCGCTCCTGGAGGGAACCGAGGTCACGTCCGAAGAATACGAGAAGGCGTATCGGCGCTTCATGTCGCTGCCCTATATTCACGCCACCGGCGCGTTTTTCCGCTGGGTGTTCGGTCTCAGTATGCTCGACATACCGCTCATGATATTCGGGGGACTGAACCCCTCGCAGGTTTTCAACAGCTGGATGATGATCGCTATCAACGCGCCGTTGGGCGCGATCCTGTACTTCCTTTTAACCGAGCGCATCATCCAGAGAATCTACGACAGCGGTATATTCATCAAAATACCCCCGGGAATGGCGCCCCGGCGGATGAACCTGTTCGCGAAGTTCACCGCATCCATTACGACCATCACCCTCCTGCCCTTCTTCATCCTGCTCTGCTATTTCATCATGCTGATCTCCGAGCTCCAAGTGGATCACGCGGCGATCTACGTGCGTATCTGCGTTTTCGGGGGCATTGGCGTCGCCGCGGCAGTAATGGTATCGCGTATTCTCACCCGCACGATGCTCATGAAGGTGGAAAATATCCACTCCTTCCTTAAAAAAGTCGAGCAGGGAGAGCTCGCCGCCTTCGCCAGCAAGATCGCGGTCATCGACGAGCTCGCGGATATCAACATCAGCGTGTATAGCATGAAGGAGAAGCTGCGCGGCATGGTGGAGGGCATAGCGGCCGGCACCACCGAGATCGCCGACGCGGGCGGCAGCCTGAACAAGTCTGCGTCCGCGCTGTCCGACACGGCGCGCGACCTGTCCGCAATCGTGGAAGAAACATCGAGCGCCTACGAGGAGATGTCGTCCACCTTCGAGGTGAACCTCGACAATATCAAGATACAGATGGAGAGCTCCGAATCGGTGAAGCGCGAGGTGGACGCGATAAACGAGCGCGGCCGTGAGCTTCACCTCAAGGTGGGCTCCCTGTCAAAGATTATGGGCGAGGCCTATTCGCAGAGCGAAAGCGGCGAAAGGACGATGAACAAATCGGTGAAGGCAATCGAGGAAACCGCGGGCTACCTCCGCACGATCGACGAGACCATAGGCATGATCAACGACATCGCGGAACAGATCAACCTCCTCGCGCTCAACGCGGCCATCGAGGCCGCACGGGCGGGGGACGCGGGGCGGGGCTTCTCGGTCGTGGCGGACGAAGTCAACAAGCTCGCGGACAGGACGAACGAGCTCACAGGCAGCATCAAGAACACGATTTCCGCGCAGGCGCAGCGCATTACGGGCGAGCTCCGGTTCATCAGTAACGCGGCGGCGATGTTCGGCGAGGTCCGATCGAGGATCGGCGAGACCAACACAGTCATCGTCGACACGGAGCGGTTTACGCAGGACCTTGAACAGATGAACGCCGCCATCAAGGGCAAGGTCGAGAGTCTGAGCCGCATTTCGCAGGACATTTACCGTTCGTCGTCCGAGCAGCAATCAACCACCGACGAGCTCACGAAGTCCATAAATGCGATCAATTCGATCTCCGCCGTCACGGCCGAAAGCGCGGAGGCGGTCAAGGGCTATGCGTCGACGCTGGACGAGAGCGCGTCGAAATTGTACTCGCGGCTGGGTTCGTTCACCCTGCATATCAAGGAATCGTAA
- a CDS encoding MotA/TolQ/ExbB proton channel family protein, whose amino-acid sequence MSVQMSIGTILASGNITLYLLILCSIVSFAIIIERVIYFRRNASEPRAPFMKLIRESLRASGAAHALEQCGLGSTVMRVVREGLEAAGAELANARNAMERQISVETRGLEKFTSLLGTIGSTAVYIGLFGTVIGIIRAFGDISAAGVGGINIVIGGIAEALVSTAAGILVAVPSVIAYNLIMRRIDTAIADMELCESELMDLLAEKR is encoded by the coding sequence ATGTCCGTCCAGATGTCTATTGGAACCATTCTCGCGTCGGGAAATATCACCCTCTATCTTCTTATACTGTGCTCGATTGTGTCCTTCGCGATCATCATCGAACGCGTAATCTATTTCCGCCGGAACGCGTCCGAGCCGCGGGCACCCTTCATGAAGCTCATCCGCGAATCGCTGCGTGCGTCCGGCGCCGCGCACGCCCTGGAACAGTGCGGCCTCGGGTCGACCGTCATGCGCGTCGTGCGCGAAGGGCTGGAGGCGGCGGGAGCGGAATTAGCGAACGCGCGCAACGCCATGGAGCGGCAGATATCGGTCGAAACCAGGGGACTCGAAAAATTCACGAGCCTGCTGGGCACGATCGGCAGCACCGCGGTGTACATAGGGCTTTTCGGCACGGTGATAGGGATCATCCGGGCGTTCGGCGATATCTCGGCGGCGGGTGTGGGGGGCATCAACATAGTAATCGGCGGGATCGCCGAGGCGCTCGTGTCAACCGCGGCCGGCATCCTCGTGGCGGTGCCCTCGGTCATCGCGTACAATCTCATCATGCGGCGCATCGACACCGCCATCGCCGACATGGAACTGTGCGAATCGGAGCTCATGGACCTTCTCGCGGAGAAGCGTTAA
- a CDS encoding SCP2 sterol-binding domain-containing protein: protein MGEDFKYLTPEWRDEAEKRLRAELTPEKMNRISSSMSNIYLKCPDGKERYLLFRFKDGAIEELLLGEGEPPEAEFRISGDYEVFAKISRAELGAQKALMTGKLKLKGNMIKALKLAAVADRLNKVLAKIPARY, encoded by the coding sequence ATGGGAGAAGATTTCAAGTATCTCACGCCGGAATGGAGGGACGAAGCCGAAAAGCGCCTCAGGGCGGAGCTCACCCCGGAAAAGATGAACCGGATCAGCTCCTCCATGTCGAACATCTACCTCAAGTGTCCCGATGGAAAGGAGCGCTACCTCCTGTTCCGTTTCAAGGACGGGGCTATCGAGGAGTTGCTGCTGGGCGAAGGAGAGCCGCCGGAGGCGGAGTTCAGGATTTCGGGCGACTACGAGGTATTCGCGAAGATATCGCGCGCGGAGCTCGGGGCCCAAAAGGCGCTCATGACCGGCAAGCTCAAGCTCAAGGGAAATATGATAAAGGCACTCAAGCTCGCGGCGGTCGCGGACCGGCTGAACAAGGTTCTCGCGAAGATCCCGGCAAGGTATTAG